A portion of the Panthera tigris isolate Pti1 chromosome E1, P.tigris_Pti1_mat1.1, whole genome shotgun sequence genome contains these proteins:
- the LOC102959458 gene encoding C-C motif chemokine 3-like, translating to MEVPKAALAVLLLTATLCSQTCSSFFGADTPTSCCFVYISRQIPRKFVVDYYETSSQCSKPGVIFQTKRGREICADPREAWVQEYITNLELNA from the exons ATGGAGGTCCCCAAGGCTGCCCTGGCTGTCCTGCTTCTCACCGCGACACTCTGTTCCCAGACCTGCTCTTCCTTTT ttgGTGCCgacacccccacctcctgctgctTCGTCTATATCTCCCGGCAGATTCCACGCAAATTTGTGGTCGACTATTATGAGACCAGCAGCCAATGCTCCAAGCCCGGTGTCAT CTTCCAAACCAAAAGAGGCCGGGAGATCTGTGCTGACCCCAGGGAGGCCTGGGTCCAGGAATACATCACCAACCTGGAGCTGAATGCCTGA